GGACAAGCGCAGCAACCTCCTGTTTAAACCGGTCTAgcgacatcatccaccgtAAAGGAAGGAcgatgttgttttgttctccttAATTAAAAGAGCAGTGctattcgcacagatacaaatctctatttgcacagatatgtgtctcacttttgactcaccCACCCCGCGCTGGCCACCATAGCCCAATCCTGTGCGATCAGCCTGCGACAGTCAATTCCAATGCAACCGAATGAGGAAAAGGTAAACAGCTAAATCGAGGATCGTCAATCTCTCTCTACGCATAAATAGAAGCCGTTAACCCTACCACACAATCGTGACGTCCGCTGATACATCATTTCACCACgcctgtcaagatggacatatgccgccttctcaacgcaCTAAGTCCCTCGCCAGGCCGGACCACTACGGCcaccgctgctgctgacGCCAATGacccaacagacgatgactACACTGGGGCTACGATCCCACAACTGCCACCGTCGCCACTCTTTGACTCGTACGATGACCTGTTTGCCTTCCTCCGCAACTTCCATCTTTCTAATGGCTCCGCAATAGTGAaagcctccagctcctcaaggcGGATCATCGGGGGCTatcatccagccaagctacATCGTCTTTAAGTGCGACCGCGGCCCACGACGGATGTCACAAAGCTCGGGACtcaggaagccgtcatcacagAAGCTTGATTGTCCCGTCAAatcacggccaaggccaccaaaTCGTCTACCAAGAAGTGGACGTATACGGTAGTTCATGGCCAGCATAACCACGGGCAGTCCCTTGATCCATCGGCGCACATTGTCTATCGCCGCCGCACGGTTGCTCAGCAGACAAAAGGAGCGAGAGCTAGCCAACGAGAATGGCATTAGGGCCCGCGAGATGGTTAGCATTGTTAGAAAAGCCGACAGCCCAGGCTATCACTATTTTCGCACACGAGATATCTACAATGAtcgtcaagccatcaaacgcGAGCGACTTAACGGCCTTACAGCTACCCAagccttcgtcaaggagcttgagagcggGGGTATTAGAGTCAGAACCTTGcgcgacgaagatgaccgCGTCTGTGCCGTCTTTTGGACTTACGACTGGTGCCGCacaatgtggaagaagtttccGGTGGTGCTCGGTTTAGACAACACGCACAAGACCAACCGCTTTAGGTTACATCTATTTCAAGCCACACGGTGTAACGGATCAGAAGTCCCTGGCTAACTTCGCATTCGGCCTTATAAACGGCGAAAAGGAGCACCACTTCCAGTGGTCTATGTGACCGacttgacgagcttctgCATCGACATTGGGGCTGACACGCCAGGAGGTTATATCACCAGACAAGGAACAGGCTCTCCGCACAGCCCTCATGAGCACCTTTCCAGGTGCCCAACAGCAGCTATGCGTATATCACATCTTGGCGAACGTCCGAGCTAAAATTAACGCTCGCTGGAAGGGCACcgagggcgacgatgatgacgatattAGTGTTAAGTCTGATAATAACGTAAACGCCCTTTCCGCTCATACCTAAGACGACAAGACAACCGcaaccagctccagccagagcTAGATCTTGATGTCACCGCTAGGGGCAGTGtgcaagacgaggcagaggaggggCTTGCGAACCCCTCTGATGACTACAGCCGTGAGGGGATGTTCAAAGCCTTCCGAGCTGTGGTCTATGCCGTTGATCACGATAGTTCACTCGTGTCTTTGAACTGGAGGAGACGCTTCGCGATATATAAGTGTATTGCGTTGGCCATGCTATGGTATATGTTTTAATGTTTTTCTGGTTTTTATCGAAActttggtttttttttttttttcaggTCAATCTCGGAGACCCACATGCACGGTTCGAAGTACCCTTGTGACTCACGGGAGCTATTTATCAGCTCGTCAACGAATGATTTACTAGTCCGTTATATTCAGGGTGCAGACGATTCAAGGTATAATCtagcatggcatggcgcaAGCTTGATCAGATACATTCAGCCTTCTTTTCGGTATCGGATCTTTGGCCTCGCCTCCTGATTATGCGTCGAGTAGCCCAATTACCGTGATACCCCTGGCATCGGCAACTTCTGAGCAGGCTTCAATACGGCTCTGTCCATGCAGACCTTGGCTATCTTTTGTTCCAGCCGTTTGTAACACGCCCTGATGACGTGTACAGATTCCGTCTTATCGTTGTGTTTGTCGAGTAATCTTTTTTTCAGATTGCAGTCGTCAGCTATGACCTTGTCATCAGTGTCAGTTCTGTCAGGAACTCATATCACATATTCATGTCCTTATCTGAACTTGCTGATATAGAGCTCTTAGATTCCGACGTTATCTGTTGACGCTCGGGCTAGTGCCTGATCGTGCATGCGCGCCACAAGAAGCTAGGTCCCATACTGTAAGTCGCGGATTTGACACTTCAAGACAGTTGCTATCAGTCCGTATGCATTGATTGTGCGGACTGATGAATCTGTATGCGGTCCTGAAGATGGAGTCAGCAGGCATTCGCACTTTAGCCGTTGGTGTGGCTCGATCAAGTCCGTTTGGTACAGTGTCATCTGGCCTGGAACGCTGGATTAAACTTGCGAGTATCGCCGTTTTgactgcttcttcaacttAGATGACGCTATCATGCGCAATCGTCACTGAGGAATAGCTCGCGAGTCTGGCGGGCTATGTAGAAGTCTGTGACAGGCAGCCTGGCACTGAGAGGTCTGCACATTACAGTAAGCGTCAAGAGTTCAGCGAGAGCTATTATTCCCAGGTTATATGATCGGCTGTGATATTTGAACACGGAAACCAGAAAGACAGAAGGTCCTCCAGAACGGAGGTCGGACGAGCACTCATGGAGATCAGGACCGTCCGTACAGATTCGTCAGTCAGTGCATTTCATCAACCAGGCATTCCATAGATGGTCTGATTTAATCTGAATCTTAGGGTTTCAATGATCGTGGCCGATAACGGTCCGTTAGTTCGCGAGCTTCTGTCTGCGTGACGTTGTCACACTTGTGTATGTACGCACTGTGCGTGCTAATCTCGTCGATGAATGTTGATCACCAGTTCGTAACTTCGCTGGCCTGGGCGAGGACTATGTCTATGTGTTGTGAACAAACAGGGTTGTGGTTTGGAACTAGCCAGTCTTAGACGCAGGAGCTTGGTATAACCTGTCGATCTAAGCTACATTTCATGAGAGTAACTTACGGTAAACCGAGGTTCAGACGATAATATCGCCAcagagaggaggagggagggcGGCACTCATGGGTCAGGGACACGAATCCGACAGGACACTTCGTCGTCGTGATGCTTCACAACCCAGGCATTCCATAGAAATATGATAATTAAATTGATTTAAGGGTTTCAATGATCTGGTTAACCCGTGTGTTTCGCAGTGTGTCGTCGTACGTGTCACTGTGTATGTCGCTGTGCGTGCTGTCGTGATcaagttgatgccaccagttTGTAACTTTCCGCCTGCACTGCGCAACATTCCTAATGGTGACCAGGGTGGGTTAggtgagtcaaaagtgagacacatatctgtgcaaatagagatttgtatctgtgcgaatagCACTGCTCACCTAAAATTGGAAAGGAACGGCCATTTGATCTGATTAATTTCTTCAACGGCCTAAGCTAGGAACGGCGCAGCGTGTGATGTTTGGTCACTTTGCCTCGACAGGCCATTCGGTGCCTGGCCGAAACGCCGAAGTGGCTTTGCTGTGCCTCGAAACTTGCTGGCCGGAGCAGATtatgttctcggcattgtcttgttcatgtcatgtctggagACAGTGGTTTCCAAATGGCGTACTGGTGGCCGGAAAGTCTGACTCATTGAGTTATCGCGCAAAACATCCCAGTTGAAACCCCCCACCCAATCCCCTCGTTACTTTGGATCCCCATTTTTCACTCACACATTTctttgttgtcaatgatCGGCGCCCGCCCAGGTCTGCAAAACCCGCTACAGTCACTGTCAAGGGTGTAAACCACTCAACTCAACCCACAAATTGCTTCAGTTGCGTTGAGTTGACCTGGTCAACGAGATACAGCCGTGGATTGACAAAATGTGTGCCTAATGGACATTGACGTCCATCAGTTGACTGATTAGTCATTCAGGCTGTGGCCATTTTCCCTCTCTCATTCACTACTTGTACTTCTAATTTTGCGATCACGCGGTGTCGTCTACCTCATCAGAGTTATCACCCGAACTCTCCCCCCCATCAGTATCTTCTACGGGCTCCTCACCGTCAACAGTCTCAACGGGAAGAAGCAGTACGTCTAGGTCGTCGATTACCCCAGCTCTCAACCACGACCGTAGCACTTGGCACATTCCTATgatatcagcatcaagcCGGCTTCGCAGCGGTGTTACCATGCGTCCCGCTGCCGCAAACAATCTCTCACACTCagctgacattggctgaatcgTAAGGAAGTCCAGCGCCATTCGCGACAGGCGTGGATATCGTCGTCGGCGCTCATGCCAGTACGTTATCGGATCTCTAATGTCGCTGTCCCCATCCTCTCTCGAATGACTGCCATAATTCCAGTTCGTCAACGTCCACATCTATGCGGGCGGGCGACGACTCTTCCTCTTTAACCCTGCCACATCTAGAGACTGGCCGAGTGCGTTCACAATACGCCTGAAAAGGGTTGTAGTACTTGCGCTGCCGCTTAGCTGCCGGTTCGTGGACCACGGGGCTTGAGTCTATTTGCAGGTCGCGATATTCCGTTTCCCACACTTCTCGAACCATTTGCTTCGCCTTCGTCACCCATTTCGTATTGTCCTTCCACTCGTTCTCGAAATATCCCCATCGGAAAGCCGGATGCAGGGCCAAAGCCGTATAATAAATTGGTGTCTCGTCCAACGCGCAGTAATACTTGTTCAGCTTCTCCCATCCCAAGTTGATGTTAATTCTGAAATGCTCCGGGTCAGGTATTCCAGACGCAAGCTGCTTATACTCTTCGAGGACCTCTAGAAGGAACTCAAATCCTTGAATGACTTCCCACACATTCCCGTAGGAGCCCACCCATCCACCTTTGCGCTTGCGCTGCTGACCatcgccttctagagtcttgacggCATCTTCGTAGAACCCAAGAAGTGTAGCGAGATGCTCAAGGACGGTCCAGTCATGagccgtcaactggttttCTTCCAAGCAAATCCGCGGCTCCTTGGCCGACTTCCTTAAAATGCCTGTCCTCTTTGACCTGTTATCTTGCTCCCATTGCTGGCGATGCTTCAATATAAGCTGCTCAAGGTATGGACGGAGAGTAATGGCTCGCCTTATCATATATAGTTGAGAAAGCCATCGTGTATCGTTGTCAATGATTAGATCGAGTGTCTTGCTTGCTCTGACCCTAACATCAGCCGACATGTCGAATTCTGACCGCTGTATACTTCACAGGAGGTAAGTAAGCTGATCCGACCTCCTAATATCTACGACTAGATTGTGCAACTTTCCGACGGGTCCCTTGCGCCGCCAAAGCGTGTGCTCTGCCTCAGATAAGGCTGCTGCACCTGACAGCTGCTCTTCAAACGCCTCAACGTTGTggccaaaaagaagagctttCGCGGAGAGGTTTAGAGTGTGGCCGAAACAGCGGCCACGCCTCGTCGATCCCATGAAGCCAAGCTCGCCACTAATTACTTCCATCGCTTTGTCATTGCTCTCTGCATTATCTAATGTGAAGTACCCAACCCTATCCTTAATTCCATACGCGTCAAGGACGTCAAGTATTTCTGCCGCAATATTGTGCCCAAAATGGCGCGTTCGCAGCTCAGGGACGCCAAGCACTAGCTTTCGCGGCTGACTGTTCTCGTCCcgaaagaagcaagcaactcCGTACAGACTGTGTCTATTCCCTGACTTCCATCCGTCAAATGAGACATGAATCAGGCCCGATGACTGCCGCAAAACCTCTGCAACCTTACTTTTATGTGTTTCGTAGGCCGAGAGAACTTTCCGGCGAATAGTCGGCCTCGTAATGTTGGCGTCGGTTATCTTCACAAGGGGATTGAGATATTCGAATATTCTTCGCAGTCTTCCTTGTTCACAAACAGTAAAAGAGTGATTCTCCTCAATGATCCATTCGAGTAGAAGTCGTTGGAAGTACTTCCGGTCGAAGCCTTGAACGAGCTTATTCGCAATGTCTTGCTCGCGTGGGAGCCTTGTATCGAGTTTCATCACATCAGCAATAGACCTCTGGTCCCTGTTCCTTACCTTTTCTGCTTGTTTTTGAGCCGACGATTTTGTCGCCTCGCCGGGTGCGCATATTCTGTGATCCTTGAACAGATGAGCATTCGCGTTCTGAATGCCCTTTTCCGCAAAGCTCCTGGGTATTGGACGCCTGCTTTGGATGCAACGTTTGCAGACCCACCGACGATTACCATTGGCACCCTGGATATCAAAACCAAAGTCCCATACCCAAGAGGAAGTGTCTCGTACACGTTGTGACCAAATGTGATCGGGGAAACGGCGCCAAAGATATTGGTGGTCCGGGTCTTGAATTGGTGATTCCGATCGCGCGCTCGGGGCAGGCGTTGCTAGGCATGAATCTGCGGGTGTTGTGCGAGACAACGTTTCGATTCCATTGCTCAACCATGGTGTGGCAGATTCCATTACATCGAACTGTGGCGAGAAGCACTGTTTGCGATGCTTCAGCTTCAGTCGGAATCAGAGAACACGCTCAACCCATTAAAGTCGCGGTCGCGAGGTCGACAGGTCGCGTTTGGGCTTGAGGCTTGACCTCCTTGGGCTTAGCgcggcagcaatggcctGGCTGAAAGGTTGGGTTAAGGAGTGAAGCCGTCAAAGCCGATGCTCCCAGCGAACCTCCTACCCTAAATCAACAGACTTCAACTGTTCAACTGTTCAATCAACTGAACATTATTATGGATTGACAAGTTAGGTAATCAGGCCTGCAGTTgattgagttgagttgacgTCGCTGGTCAATTAGGTCAACCCGGTTGAATGACGTTGAGTGGTTTCCACCCTTGCTCTCAAGCGCGACAAAGTTAACGACCAAAGCAGCCTGTCGCATTCCAAGAACGGGACGAGCTTGATCAGTATCTTTTAGAGCCTCTGGTGGACAACATTGCATACAAAGCAGACCCAATtgcttggtggagggatgttggcgatgtgCGCTTTCCTCGGCTGTCTCACGCGGTTACCGACCCCCTCACCACGACGCTGTCCCCCGCGGAAACTGAGAGAGATTTGAGCAGTTGCGGGAGTACGTTAAGGCCATTCAGATCTCTCGCCTACGACGCTATACAGGGCCATGGTTCAGAGTTTTCGTTGTTGGAGTAAGCTGATATTTATCAGCCTACATATTTTCCCTTAGTCTCCTCGGAGGGGAACAACTGGAGGGAAGTTCTTCAATTGGTAGGCAGGGTTAATCTAAATGGGGAAAACGAGTAGTAATATTGATCGATTTGATCGTCATTCAATTCCGAAGCTCGTCTAAACCTAGCTATGCTCTTATCCAAAACGCCCCACTCCTCGGTGTCAATAGAGTTCAACCTGCGGAATTCgtccaagcaagcaagaaatATCGACATTTTCGTAAACACAATCCTATCTCCTCGACACCGAAGACCCCTGATTTTGTTGTCCCGTACCTGTGTGCGGcaacttgctgctgctgttgttgttggtcaTGGGCATCATTTGGTTTTCCGCGTACCAGAAGTCTGTTGGCGGCGATACGGTGTTGACAGGAGCTGCATTGATGGGTACGTTGGCCTGCTGGCATGCCGGTTGATACGGGAAAGACGGTAGCGCCAGACAGAGATCTGAAAGGTGCTCATCGACGTAGTTTAACCCTCGGGACGCCGTCCATGACACCTCGCCATTGCGAAGTGTGAGATACTTTCGAAGAAAGTTAACCTCATCTGTTAACTTTTGGTTTCTACGAGTCAATTCTTCGATAGTTTCATTCCTGTTGATCTGTGATATCAGATGTCTGATTTCACATTCAAGCCGTGCAATGTATTGCTTGGTCCTTTCTCGAGCGGCGCGCTGAGATACACGATCATTAGCCCGCTTGCGTGCTAGTTGCTCAGGGCTTAGATTCGTGGTAGTGCGAGGTTCTAGCAGAAGATTAGTATCTCAGACATGTTCTACATACGCGTTTTAATGCGGAAAGGGGGGAAGTGTAGCGACATTGCAAACTATTAGTAAACAAATACCTTTACGCCGAGCACTGGTGCTCGCTGTCGCCGGCCATTTTAGATCTGACATGCTGAGAATGTAACTGGCAGTCGACAATCGTGCGTCGAAACGGTAACCATTCAAATATACGCGAATTGCTGTGGTCAGTCGTTTGCCTTTTGGATCTGTCATCGTACATGAGTTATAGGTTCTGCTTAGACCGGCGATCATATCCATACCCATTTAAATAACCGATATGAACAATCGCTAGGTTTGGTTACCCCTAGCATGGGGTGTAATCGGCAGTGTTCAAAAGGAGAGTTAGAGGGAGTATTTTCTGCATCGAGATTGTACTTATTAAACGCTAGTGCGGCACCTGCAGCGACAAATTGACCATGCGGCATCTAAGCCCTCCAGAAGGAAGGGCAACGTCAGGATTTGGTCAGGCAATGTGCTCATGGGTTGTTCCGATGTCCAGAAGATATTTGGGCTTGGTTAGAGGAGCGAGCAAGGAGGAAAAACAATGGAATGTTGGGATGAGTGACGACGACCTCTGTCCATGCACCCAGGTAGCGGACTTCCCGCTGCTTTCACAGGTGTCCCTATTCTGTTTTATTACAACGCCTTTAAACTCTTGGTGCTAGCATGGTTTTGTGCGACAGCATTGTGTTACGGATTTGATGTCTAAATGGGCAGGCACGATTGGTATGTACTAAACTACAGGTAAGATAATATCGAGGCACGAACGAAGCGTGGCAAGATCCCCCGTCTCATTCGTAGCGTAAGCGAAGTATTCCCATCTCCCTGCGGCCAACTGGGGAGATGCACACAACCTGGATCCAATGAATTCCTGCCGTTGCTGGGGGGTTACGTTTCTAGCCATGCCAAGTTCAGGGAACACTGCGTGGTATTCATGTAACCAGAAGTCAAGGGTTGCGCCACCCAAGTAGTAAGGGGGTTGTCAAAAATGACCCACATGGTGTCTAGGTGAGAACTTCGTTTTAGACCTCTACTAACTATAAGAACTCTCCTGCGTCAGGGAAGCTCACCTGCCAATAGATACGGCGGCACCAACATGCAGCGGCAATCACTTCCAAAAGCCACCTCCGAACAGCGTGGAGCTAATTGGCCGAAACACATCCTCCTTACAAACAATGTATTTTAGTAGTTCCTGGCGCGAAGTTCACCGTGATTGATGGCAGGGCTGCACTACAAGGATTGCGGCACGTGTAACCCCTGTCAAGACATAAATTAGAGCGCGGTGGGCTGCTCTCTGCCACGTGTAGTGCGCCGGGGTGCTTGATATCCACTTACTCACTAACACCCTGGAAGATCGAGCCGGGGGTTGCGAGACAGCAGCGAATAGCACAATAATGTGCTACGTAGCTGTCAGAAGTACGGTGTGGATCTTTCACAAATGGCGTCCCTATAAGGAACAGTGGGTGTGGCGGCATTCATTGAGTGTATTCAGTGTTGTCTGTTCTGATTTCTGTTCTTCTCCTTTTACGCGGTTAAGCGTGTCGCTTGCGACACTGTTAGGTTTACGATGCCTCCTCACTTGGGTAACAAAAGGTTtaattgatgaattattGAATTATTCCCCCAAAGGCTGATTAttctcttgttcttcttcgtcaattTCCTGTGTGCGGGGAAGTCCTTTGCTACCTTTCGTCCAGACAGCCACAGGccacagtatgaatttgcgccgctttagTCGCATATCCCGCCAATCTAACAGTGTCGCTCGCGACATGCCTTAAATGCGTAAAAAGGAGAGAAGACGAACGCAAGAACAATCAGAGACAACAATTAATACATTGGGCTaatgcctacacacccattGAGTTTACAGTGACGCCGTTTGTGAACGTATCCACACCGTACTTCTGACAATAGGTTATCATGTGGATTTAACGGGACCTTGCCAAATGTGGGGTGGTGTCAAGGTGGGTACAGCCTTGGCAAGGATCGCTTATCTTTAGGCCCTGGCGAGCGAACAAGAGTGCTCCCTTCGATGACCTCACTGGGGTAAGATTACCAGCCCCCCGTGGTGGTGGGAAATTGGGGCCTCCTTGGCCGAAACCCTCGACGTGAAATTGGAGGAAGCATACGAATCAGGTCACCGCCGTGTCTCCCACCACTTCACTCATATCCCTGCCCCCACCTACCCAGCACCACAGCTTCTTCTACATCATCTGCAGCACAGGCAGAGGCTCATGTGGTGACGACTCATGAAGCTACAGAGCCGGGGTCATGGGACTCTGTCGGCTTGTAATGgccagtggtgatgatgttggcgtGCGGGAGAGTGTGACTGGTAGAGTTCTGGAAGCCGGAATAGAAAACGGCGGATGGTTCTAGAATTCACATTGGCCCAGAAGAGAGACTCAAAATTCCCTCGCTATTGACAGTATTAAGTGTTGTCCTATGTACATTGCCTCCACATCCTTTAGTCGGCCTTGATCCGAGTACATCCAAACAAAAATGTAACATATATTGGGAAGAGACAGATTACAGTACGTACGCATTAGGTAGCCTTGGCAATCGTAAcgtcgtcatcgctgtgTTGCCAGATGGTGAATAAGGAATGTCTTCCCGGCGTAGCGACGAAGAGGCTGCACAGCTTGGCTATGGATTCATTCCTCTGTCTCTTTGACCAGGAAATCAATATCATCTTGTTCATTCATTGGCAAGCCGGCAGTATTAGGCGGAGTAATTTCGGACGATTGCATTGGCCATCGGATGCAGTAATAGCAGTTGACTATGTGATATACAAAAGGGCGAATCATGTGTCGCGGGGTAAAACTGTCGGATAaagctgcctctgttgattgaaaCTCACAAGCATTTTTGCCATCTGGGTGGCAAGTGGCAACAGTAGTCGTAACACTGCTGcctcaaggcagcagtattccgaAAGTATTAAATATCTGGAGATTCCGCTGTGAAGTGGAGGAGAGGACAAGAAAATCAGGAATATTATCAAGaaagcttagttaacaatgagtctcataacgtgacaaaGAACGATTATAGCGGGGTCAGTTCTCATAGCGCTACGATGGATGGACTTATGTCCACAATGGAGCCTGCCTGTCTGTAGTGGGGTAGATTTTAGACATGTTTCCACAGTTACGTAGTGGAAGTGTCGCATATATGGCCTACCCTGAATCGAAACACCTCATGTAAGGTTTGAGGAAGCATGAGGCAACCAGAACAAACTGCTGGACGACATAAGGCCGTCTAACTTATCTCCAACCTCTAGATGAACTTCAGCAGCATTCCCCAGAGTGGCTGCGttcttggaggaggttggaATAAACAGGCAGCTCTGTGATGCATAAATAGCCACGTCCGAACCGCACAAGTTCACGGACTCTTTTGTTCTTTAGataattctcactcaataCAATTGGCACCTCCGCTGTCGTCAAACTCAATCTCATGTGACCCCACAAATTGTCTGACAAATTGCCATCCTAAAACCACACTCTGTCGCCGCCTTTCTCGATATAAGAACTGTCCTTCTCCGCAAGAACCTCCCCGTGTTTCTTCTCTCCTTCGTCGTACGCGGTCCAGGAACTCTAAGCTGCCTGGTTTCTGGTTGGTTGCCCTCGAACATCACATCAACCTAACGAAAGTGCCTAACGCTAAATGTACACTGAGCTTTTCATAGAACTACCCCATTGCCGCAGCGACAGGATTGTGCAGCACTGGCATATCCGGCCGTTGCGTTCGTGCTATTACTCTATTTTCTTTTAGTTAACTGGAATGGCCGTCTCTGAGAAGATAGCGTGGGGGCTCACGGCAAAGCTCTTATTGCTGGTTGCCAGCTTCCTATACCATGACGAGCAGAGTTTATGATCTAACAGAGTATCTTCGACATGTCTTTATTCGGAAGACAATGACTAATAATACTAGTATGGATATAGCAACGAGAGTAATAGCGGTATATTTGATGGCAGGCTCTGAATAATTCATCGCGATTGCCGCTGGTCGTATGGAATACTGGAGTGTTTATTGATGCTTTGTCTAGTGAGTGACAATTATTCTGTCAAGTGAGTGACAATTAAATTGTTGAAACGCTCAGAGCCCTCACAGCCACCACTCAGCCTCAGTAGGGAAGGGTATGGGCCTCAATTGTATCTGGGAGTCCAAATAAATTGCAGTGTCTGGTAATGCCAGGACAACGAAGTCGATTCATCTTCCAATGTGATCGATATGGGACTCCACAGCGTGGAAGGGTCGCTGGGCTTCGGAAGCGAAAATCGCGAAAGTCAGGGGTCGTCTGTGGAAGATGGTTGCCGAGGCTTGCCGGAGAACGACTTCTAGCGGACTCTACGGCACTGCCCAAATGTGGAACAACGTCAACATAACCATTGTTAATCGCCCGAGCTAATGCGGTGCggtctccttcttctttcgaACTTCTTGTTGCCAGCCTCACGGCCAAGTTGGGCTAGTATCCGTCGCGTGCCTCGAGCGGAGCGGTATCAGTTGATTTGGAACTCGTCTCTGTGTAGAGCACAATTTGCCCATCGTCCAAGAGCTGTGTTGGGGGGAAGGGGCCGAGTCTGGTTGTTCAAACAGTCGTCGATGTGGAACTTGCAGAGAGAGTCTAACCAAAATTCTACGGGTTTGATAGGTCGGAAAATCACCCTCTGACGGCGTTACTTCGAAATACCTTCGTAACTTAGGGTGGCCGTCCCGTCACGGCGTCACTC
Above is a genomic segment from Pochonia chlamydosporia 170 chromosome Unknown PCv3seq00031, whole genome shotgun sequence containing:
- a CDS encoding restless-like transposase (similar to Metarhizium acridum CQMa 102 XP_007811712.1), with product MESATPWLSNGIETLSRTTPADSCLATPAPSARSESPIQDPDHQYLWRRFPDHIWSQRVRDTSSWVWDFGFDIQGANGNRRWVCKRCIQSRRPIPRSFAEKGIQNANAHLFKDHRICAPGEATKSSAQKQAEKVRNRDQRSIADVMKLDTRLPREQDIANKLVQGFDRKYFQRLLLEWIIEENHSFTVCEQGRLRRIFEYLNPLVKITDANITRPTIRRKVLSAYETHKSKVAEVLRQSSGLIHVSFDGWKSGNRHSLYGVACFFRDENSQPRKLVLGVPELRTRHFGHNIAAEILDVLDAYGIKDRVGYFTLDNAESNDKAMEVISGELGFMGSTRRGRCFGHTLNLSAKALLFGHNVEAFEEQLSGAAALSEAEHTLWRRKGPVGKLHNLVVDIRRSDQLTYLL
- a CDS encoding MULE transposase domain-containing protein, translated to MDICRLLNALSPSPGRTTTATAAADANDPTDDDYTGATIPQLPPSPLFDSESLQLLKADHRGLSSSQATSSLSATAAHDGCHKARDSGSRHHRSLIVPSNHGQGHQIVYQEVDERELANENGIRAREMVSIVRKADSPGYHYFRTRDIYNDRQAIKRERLNGLTATQAFVKELESGGIRVRTLRDEDDRVCAVFWTYDWCRTMWKKFPVEVISPDKEQALRTALMSTFPGAQQQLCVYHILANVRAKINARWKGTEGDDDDDISVKSDNNLQPELDLDVTARGSVQDEAEEGLANPSDDYSREGMFKAFRAVVYAVDHDSSLVSLNWRRRFAIYKCIALAMLWYMF